A genomic window from Thermoplasmata archaeon includes:
- a CDS encoding 30S ribosomal protein S6e, whose product MAEFKAVIADPKSGKAYKRDVTGHYANALIGKKIGDELDGLYLGLPGYKLAITGGSDKDGFPMRSDLPGPRRKRLLLSGGVGYHPDRPGKRKKKTVRGNTVSPDILQLNLRIVQRGPKSIEDAWQEQAR is encoded by the coding sequence ATGGCGGAGTTCAAAGCGGTCATCGCCGACCCGAAGTCCGGGAAGGCGTACAAGCGGGACGTCACGGGCCATTACGCGAACGCGCTCATCGGCAAGAAGATCGGCGACGAGCTCGACGGGCTCTACCTCGGCCTGCCGGGATACAAGCTCGCAATCACGGGAGGGAGCGACAAGGACGGCTTCCCGATGCGGTCCGACCTGCCCGGGCCGCGGCGGAAGCGGCTCCTCCTCAGCGGCGGCGTCGGGTACCACCCCGACCGCCCCGGCAAGCGCAAGAAGAAGACGGTCCGTGGGAACACGGTGAGCCCGGACATCCTGCAGTTGAACCTGCGGATCGTCCAGCGCGGGCCGAAGTCGATCGAGGACGCGTGGCAGGAGCAGGCGCGATGA
- a CDS encoding translation initiation factor IF-2 subunit gamma: MKVPGQPEVNIGVVGHVDHGKSTLTERLTGERTDRHSEEIKRGISIRLGYADMAIYKCPKDEEPAAYQNTEICKTHNVKGELQRIVSFVDSPGHETLMATMLSGAAIMDGALLVIAANEDCPQPQTKEHLMALGIIGVDKIVIVQNKIDIVDPKQAEENYRQIQAFVKGTVADGAPIVPVSAHHEVNLDVLLMMIQKVIPTRPHEEAKPAKMYVARSFDVNQPGIPPEKIVGGVLGG, from the coding sequence ATGAAGGTCCCGGGCCAACCGGAGGTCAACATCGGCGTCGTCGGCCACGTCGACCACGGCAAGTCGACGCTGACGGAGCGGCTCACGGGCGAGCGGACGGACCGCCACTCGGAGGAGATCAAGCGGGGCATCTCGATTCGCCTCGGCTACGCCGACATGGCGATCTACAAGTGCCCGAAGGACGAGGAGCCGGCGGCGTACCAGAACACGGAGATCTGCAAGACACACAACGTGAAAGGCGAGCTCCAGCGCATCGTGTCGTTCGTCGACTCGCCGGGACACGAGACGCTGATGGCGACGATGCTCAGCGGCGCGGCGATCATGGACGGCGCCCTCCTCGTGATCGCGGCGAACGAGGATTGCCCGCAGCCGCAGACGAAGGAGCATCTGATGGCCCTGGGCATCATCGGCGTCGACAAGATCGTGATCGTCCAGAACAAGATCGACATCGTCGACCCGAAGCAGGCGGAGGAGAACTACCGGCAGATTCAGGCGTTCGTCAAGGGGACCGTCGCGGACGGCGCCCCGATCGTCCCGGTCAGCGCCCACCACGAGGTGAACCTGGACGTCCTGCTGATGATGATCCAGAAAGTCATCCCGACGAGGCCCCACGAGGAGGCGAAGCCCGCCAAGATGTACGTCGCGCGGTCGTTCGACGTGAACCAGCCCGGCATCCCGCCGGAGAAGATCGTCGGCGGGGTGCTCGGGGGCA
- the cysS gene encoding cysteine--tRNA ligase, which translates to MGAFAATMVLQLYNTRSRRKERFSPRIPGVVKMYVCGPTTYDHSHLGHARSYIDFDTARRYLEFLGNRVVYVQNFTDIEEVIIRRAKEVGQEPLAYAQHYIDCFLEDMRALNVRPADHMPKVSEHIPEITALVRRLVDRGFAYSVDGEVYFRTKKAKHSFGILSHQKFEDIVVASTPSESRKEDPLDFALWKESKGDEPSWPSPWGDGRPGWHVECNAMAYKYLGAPLDIHGGGVDLKFPHHESEAMICEGAWGGEWARTWMHNGFITLEREKMSKSLGNFVTIREVLADFPGEVIRLCLLKAQYREDVEYDRECFTRSRREYEAMRAAIDAATTARGPGTGGKVDALVTHTRDEFLKAMDDDLNTKDAVYRLQQLTEALADMAGVSSSEGRAIAGLYQQSGQILGLFSQEAFS; encoded by the coding sequence GTGGGCGCGTTCGCGGCGACCATGGTTCTCCAGTTGTACAACACCCGATCGAGGAGGAAGGAGCGGTTCTCGCCCCGAATCCCAGGCGTCGTCAAGATGTACGTCTGCGGCCCGACGACGTACGACCACAGCCACCTCGGCCACGCGCGGTCGTATATCGACTTCGACACCGCGCGCCGCTACCTGGAGTTCCTCGGGAACCGCGTCGTGTACGTCCAGAACTTCACGGACATCGAGGAGGTCATCATCCGCCGCGCGAAGGAGGTCGGCCAGGAGCCCCTCGCGTACGCGCAGCACTATATCGATTGCTTCTTGGAGGACATGCGCGCGCTCAACGTGAGGCCGGCGGACCATATGCCGAAAGTGAGCGAGCACATCCCCGAAATCACGGCGCTCGTCCGGCGGCTCGTCGATCGCGGTTTCGCGTACTCCGTCGACGGCGAGGTGTACTTCCGGACGAAGAAGGCGAAGCATTCGTTCGGCATCCTGTCGCACCAGAAGTTCGAAGACATCGTCGTCGCGTCGACCCCGTCGGAGAGCCGGAAGGAGGACCCGCTCGACTTCGCCCTCTGGAAGGAGTCGAAGGGGGACGAGCCCTCGTGGCCGAGCCCGTGGGGCGACGGCCGGCCGGGATGGCACGTCGAGTGCAACGCGATGGCGTACAAGTACCTCGGCGCGCCGCTCGACATCCACGGCGGCGGCGTCGACCTGAAGTTCCCGCACCACGAGAGCGAGGCGATGATCTGCGAGGGCGCGTGGGGCGGCGAGTGGGCTCGGACGTGGATGCACAACGGCTTCATCACGCTAGAGAGGGAGAAGATGTCGAAGAGCCTCGGGAATTTCGTGACGATCCGCGAAGTCCTCGCCGACTTTCCGGGCGAAGTGATCCGGCTCTGCCTCCTGAAGGCGCAGTACCGGGAAGACGTCGAGTACGACCGCGAGTGCTTCACCCGGTCTCGGCGGGAGTACGAGGCGATGCGCGCGGCGATCGACGCCGCGACGACCGCGCGCGGTCCCGGGACCGGCGGAAAGGTCGACGCCCTCGTGACGCACACCCGCGACGAATTCCTCAAGGCGATGGACGACGACCTCAACACGAAGGACGCGGTGTATCGCTTGCAGCAGCTGACGGAGGCGCTTGCAGACATGGCCGGCGTATCATCCTCGGAAGGGCGCGCGATTGCGGGGCTGTACCAGCAGTCTGGCCAGATCCTTGGTCTGTTTTCGCAAGAAGCGTTTTCGTAA